One part of the Nostoc sp. PCC 7120 = FACHB-418 genome encodes these proteins:
- a CDS encoding sigma-70 family RNA polymerase sigma factor: MRPRQSIAEMFSTFLQFDADRFGGWVYDGKLRRSIQNCLGQISQTQHSENFWAIYWHKNWQTQPSSLAEGHLSAYLQETCYWAAQRTIPQFASIQCTLSDCFQMAIAEVPKILKGCDPDQRASLKSYGTVAFGNIIRDALRQKQEIDFCNDWALLLKLSRKQLQESLKSSGLTDETMASYLLAWKSFTDGYILTKSPKARKLQKPEDDTWDIIAQLYNRDRLTQLNPSVRECNRETLEQWLLFCAKQARSYLYPVVSSLNIPKVGQADGEWQDDLPDTSNRESLLADLIAAEEAETQKNQQQEIYNLLVTTLAKLPPQSQQLLQLYYQQGLTQQQIAKQQEIQQYQVSRQLSKTRESLLLAITKWSQEKSHISPTSNVVKHISAILEEWLQNYFRNLSAKE, encoded by the coding sequence ATGCGTCCTCGCCAAAGTATCGCTGAAATGTTTTCTACCTTCCTGCAATTTGATGCCGATCGCTTCGGTGGTTGGGTGTATGATGGCAAATTGCGGCGGAGCATTCAGAATTGCTTGGGACAAATATCACAAACGCAACACTCAGAGAATTTTTGGGCGATTTACTGGCATAAAAACTGGCAGACTCAGCCTAGTTCCTTAGCGGAAGGACACCTATCCGCTTATTTGCAAGAAACCTGTTATTGGGCTGCACAGAGGACAATTCCCCAGTTTGCCAGTATTCAGTGTACATTATCTGACTGTTTTCAAATGGCGATCGCTGAAGTACCAAAAATCTTAAAAGGTTGCGACCCTGACCAAAGAGCTAGCCTCAAAAGCTATGGTACTGTGGCTTTTGGGAATATTATTCGGGATGCTTTACGTCAAAAGCAAGAAATAGATTTTTGTAATGATTGGGCATTGTTGCTGAAGTTGAGCCGCAAGCAACTACAGGAATCATTAAAAAGTTCTGGGCTAACAGATGAAACAATGGCGAGTTATTTGTTAGCTTGGAAATCCTTTACAGACGGCTACATCCTCACTAAATCACCAAAAGCGCGGAAATTACAAAAACCAGAGGATGATACTTGGGATATTATCGCCCAACTTTATAACCGCGATCGCCTAACACAACTCAACCCCTCAGTCCGCGAGTGTAACCGGGAAACCTTAGAACAATGGTTGCTTTTTTGTGCGAAACAAGCACGTTCTTATTTATATCCTGTGGTGTCTTCCCTAAATATTCCCAAGGTGGGTCAAGCAGATGGGGAATGGCAAGATGATTTACCAGACACCAGTAATCGTGAATCTTTACTGGCAGATTTAATCGCCGCAGAAGAAGCCGAAACTCAAAAAAATCAGCAACAAGAAATCTATAATCTCTTAGTGACTACATTGGCAAAACTGCCCCCGCAATCACAACAGTTGTTGCAACTGTACTATCAGCAAGGACTAACCCAACAACAAATCGCCAAACAGCAGGAAATTCAGCAATATCAAGTATCTCGGCAATTATCTAAAACCAGAGAATCTTTACTTTTAGCAATTACTAAATGGAGTCAGGAAAAATCGCATATTTCCCCGACTTCCAACGTGGTTAAGCATATTAGCGCAATATTAGAGGAATGGTTACAGAATTATTTCCGTAATCTCTCTGCAAAGGAGTAG
- a CDS encoding DUF1822 family protein — translation MSSFCVPPTQLWLEVSAGIQDQSWQQSQTCLNPSGRWHIFLNQVCLSTFLPWLQAEYSPEATLATVPNSWEFVNGTAINLDTKRLILIPDKSLDTREFHVPQEWIDIPQWAGDYYLAVQVSPDGEWLRIWGYTTHEQLKNQGSYDPQERTYSLKAYQMIEDLNVLWVVRQLYPEEQTQVAIAPLAELSPTQVDNLWQRLSNPAITNPRLELPFEIWGALLAKSQQPQPKSALVNLRQWLQNTLTNSWQTVETLLGTQPDFAFSFRQADDTAERSIQRVKVIDLPSGQTIVLMLTLTLETDGRVGIRVQLSPRERGIYLPENMRLELISASGQVVQSVEARETDNSIQLKRFRCPQNTRFSLQLILDDFSFVEEFES, via the coding sequence ATGTCGTCATTCTGTGTTCCACCCACTCAACTTTGGTTAGAGGTATCTGCTGGCATTCAAGACCAATCTTGGCAGCAAAGCCAAACTTGCCTTAATCCCAGTGGTCGTTGGCATATTTTTCTCAACCAAGTATGCCTGAGTACCTTTTTACCTTGGCTGCAAGCTGAGTACTCACCAGAAGCTACTCTTGCCACAGTTCCCAATAGTTGGGAATTCGTCAACGGGACTGCTATAAATTTAGATACAAAACGCCTCATCCTCATTCCCGATAAAAGCCTAGACACAAGAGAATTTCATGTCCCCCAAGAATGGATAGATATTCCTCAATGGGCAGGAGATTATTATCTAGCAGTACAAGTCAGTCCAGACGGGGAATGGCTAAGAATTTGGGGCTATACCACCCATGAGCAATTGAAAAATCAAGGTAGTTACGATCCTCAAGAAAGGACTTACTCCTTAAAAGCCTATCAAATGATTGAGGATTTGAATGTACTTTGGGTAGTACGTCAACTATATCCTGAAGAACAAACACAAGTAGCGATCGCTCCTTTAGCTGAGTTATCACCCACCCAAGTAGATAACCTCTGGCAAAGGTTAAGTAATCCAGCAATTACGAACCCACGCTTAGAACTGCCCTTTGAAATCTGGGGGGCTTTATTAGCTAAGTCACAACAACCACAACCAAAATCAGCACTTGTCAACTTGCGTCAGTGGTTACAAAATACCTTGACAAATAGCTGGCAAACCGTCGAAACTCTTCTGGGAACACAGCCAGATTTTGCCTTCAGCTTTCGTCAAGCCGATGATACAGCTGAACGATCAATCCAGCGCGTTAAGGTAATCGACCTACCAAGCGGTCAAACCATAGTGCTAATGTTGACTTTGACACTAGAAACAGATGGTAGAGTAGGAATCCGCGTCCAATTGTCTCCCAGAGAACGAGGAATTTATTTACCTGAGAATATGAGATTAGAGTTAATTTCTGCCTCAGGGCAAGTTGTCCAATCAGTAGAAGCACGAGAAACAGACAACTCCATCCAACTTAAACGCTTCCGATGTCCACAAAACACCCGCTTTAGCCTTCAGCTAATTCTCGATGATTTCAGTTTTGTTGAAGAGTTTGAAAGTTAG